In Phocoena phocoena chromosome 3, mPhoPho1.1, whole genome shotgun sequence, a single window of DNA contains:
- the TNPO2 gene encoding transportin-2 isoform X1: MRIRRVPSPPRMARFHIPAPALPSPRLRGRGWRSWRGPRTWAGVDRRPPSVRRGRSRPATAATTSAGAQPGTHTESLGSSADPGPYPRSSPCTMDWQPDEQGLQQVLQLLKDSQSPNTATQRIVQDKLKQLNQFPDFNNYLIFVLTRLKSEDEPTRSLSGLILKNNVKAHYQSFPPPVADFIKQECLNNIGDASSLIRATIGILITTIASKGELQMWPELLPQLCNLLNSEDYNTCEGAFGALQKICEDSSELLDSDALNRPLNIMIPKFLQFFKHCSPKIRSHAIACVNQFIMDRAQALMDNIDTFIEHLFALAVDDDPEVRKNVCRALVMLLEVRIDRLIPHMHSIIQYMLQRTQDHDENVALEACEFWLTLAEQPICKEVLASHLVQLIPILVNGMKYSEIDIILLKGDVEEDEAVPDSEQDIKPRFHKSRTVTLPHEAERPDGSEDAEDDDDDDALSDWNLRKCSAAALDVLANVFREELLPHLLPLLKGLLFHPEWVVKESGILVLGAIAEGCMQGMVPYLPELIPHLIQCLSDKKALVRSIACWTLSRYAHWVVSQPPDMHLKPLMTELLKRILDGNKRVQEAACSAFATLEEEACTELVPYLSYILDTLVFAFGKYQHKNLLILYDAIGTLADSVGHHLNQPEYIQKLMPPLIQKWNELKDEDKDLFPLLECLSSVATALQSGFLPYCEPVYQRCVTLVQKTLAQAMMYTQHPEQYEAPDKDFMIVALDLLSGLAEGLGGHVEQLVARSNIMTLLFQCMQDSMPEVRQSSFALLGDLTKACFIHVKPCIAEFMPILGTNLNPEFISVCNNATWAIGEICMQMGAEMQPYVQMVLNNLVEIINRPNTPKTLLENTAITIGRLGYVCPQEVAPMLQQFIRPWCTSLRNIRDNEEKDSAFRGICMMIGVNPGGVVQDFIFFCDAVASWVSPKDDLRDMFYKILHGFKDQVGEENWQQFSEQFPPLLKERLAAFYGV; encoded by the exons ATGAGGATCCGCCGGGTCCCGTCGCCACCTCGCATGGCCCGCTTCCACATACCCGCGCCCGCGCTCCCGAGCCCGCGACTGCGCGGCCGTGGATGGCGCAGCTGGCGGGGACCCCGCACTTGGGCGGGCGTGGATCGGCGGCCTCCCTCTGTCCGCCGAGGACGCTCCCGCCCTGCTACCGCCGCCACCACCTCTGCGGGGGCTCAGCCCGGGACTCACACGGAGTCCCTGGGATCCAGCGCTGATCCTGGCCCCTACCCCCGCAGTTCACCTTGCACCATGGACTGGCAGCCAGACGAGCAGGGCCTGCAGCAGGTCCTGCAGCTGCTCAAAGACTCGCAGTCGCCCAACACAGCCACGCAGCGCATCGTGCAGGAt AAACTCAAACAACTGAACCAGTTTCCCGACTTCAACAACTACCTGATATTCGTCCTGACCAGACTCAAGTCGGAAG ATGAGCCAACTCGCTCTCTCAGTGGCCTCATCCTCAAGAACAACGTGAAGGCACACTACCAGAGCTTTCCACCACCTGTGGCCGACTTCATCAAACAGGAATGTCTCAACAACATCGGCGATGCCTCCTCGCTTATCCGGGCCACCATAG GCATTCTCATCACCACCATCGCTTCCAAGGGCGAGCTGCAGATGTGGCCCGAGCTGCTGCCCCAGCTGTGCAACCTACTCAACTCGGAGGATTACAACACTTGTGAG GGAGCCTTCGGAGCCCTGCAGAAGATCTGCGAAGACTCATCCGAACTTCTGGACAGCGATGCCCTCAACAGGCCCCTGAACATCATGATTCCCAAGTTCCTACAGTTCTTCAAGCACTGCAGCCCCAAGATCCG GTCCCATGCCATCGCCTGTGTGAACCAGTTTATCATGGACCGGGCCCAGGCACTGATGGACAACATCGACACCTTCATTGAG CATCTGTTCGCCCTGGCCGTGGATGATGACCCTGAGGTGCGGAAGAACGTGTGCCGTGCACTGGTGATGCTGCTGGAAGTGCGGATCGACAGGCTCATCCCCCACATGCACAGCATTATCCAG taCATGCTGCAGAGGACCCAGGACCATGATGAGAACGTGGCCCTTGAGGCCTGCGAGTTCTGGCTGACACTGGCCGAGCAGCCCATCTGCAAGGAAGTCCTGGCCTCCCACCTGGTCCA GTTGATCCCTATCCTGGTAAACGGGATGAAGTACTCAGAAATCGACATCATCCTGCTCAAG GGGGATGTGGAGGAGGACGAGGCCGTCCCTGACAGCGAGCAGGATATCAAGCCGCGTTTCCACAAGTCACGCACAGTGACGCTGCCCCATGAGGCCGAGCGGCCTGATGGCTCTGAGGATGCAGAggatgatgatgacgacgatgCTTTGTCCGACTGGAATCTGA ggaaGTGCTCGGCGGCTGCACTGGACGTCCTGGCTAACGTCTTCCGGGAGGAACTGCTGCCCCACCTACTCCCCCTGCTCAAGGGCCTCCTCTTCCACCCCGAGTGGGTGGTCAAGGAGTCGGGCATCCTGGTGCTGGGCGCCATTGCTGAGG GCTGCATGCAGGGCATGGTGCCCTACCTGCCAGAGCTGATCCCGCACCTCATCCAGTGCTTATCAGACAAGAAGGCCCTGGTCCGCTCCATCGCCTGCTGGACCCTGAGCCGCTATGCCCACTGGGTGGTCAGCCAGCCCCCTGACATGCACCTCAAGCCTCTGATGACAGAGCTGCTCAAGCGCATCCTGGATGGCAACAAGAGGGTACAGGAGGCGGCCTGCAG TGCCTTCGCCAccctggaggaggaggcctgCACGGAGCTGGTCCCTTACCTCAGCTATATCCTGGACACCCTCGTTTTTGCCTTTGGCAAGTACCAGCACAAGAACCTGCTCATCCTCTACGATGCCATCGGCACCCTGGCCGACTCTGTGGGCCACCACCTCAACCAGCCG GAATACATCCAGAAGCTGATGCCTCCGCTGATCCAGAAGTGGAACGAGCTCAAGGATGAAGACAAGGACCTCTTCCCTCTGCTGGAG TGCCTGTCATCAGTGGCCACTGCCCTGCAGAGTGGCTTCCTGCCCTACTGTGAGCCCGTCTACCAGCGCTGTGTTACCCTGGTGCAGAAGACGCTGGCCCAGGCCATG ATGTACACCCAGCACCCTGAGCAGTACGAGGCCCCTGACAAGGACTTCATGATCGTGGCGCTGGACCTGCTCAGCGGCCTGGCTGAGGGCCTGGGCGGGCACGTGGAGCAGCTGGTAGCCCGCAGCAACATCATGACACTGCTCTTTCAGTGCATGCAG GACTCGATGCCTGAGGTCCGGCAGAGCTCCTTCGCCCTCCTGGGAGACCTCACCAAAGCCTGCTTCATCCATGTCAAGCCCTGTATCG CTGAGTTCATGCCCATCCTGGGCACCAACCTGAACCCCGAGTTCATCTCTGTCTGCAACAATGCCACCTGGGCCATTGGCGAGATCTGCATGCAGATGG GGGCAGAGATGCAGCCCTACGTGCAGATGGTCCTCAACAACCTGGTGGAGATCATTAACCGGCCCAACACGCCCAAGACGTTGCTGGAAAACACAG CCATCACCATCGGCCGCCTGGGCTACGTGTGCCCACAGGAGGTGGCACCCATGCTGCAGCAGTTCATCCGGCCTTG GTGCACATCCCTCAGGAACATCAGGGACAATGAGGAGAAGGACTCGGCCTTCCGAGGCATCTGCATGATGATAGGCGTCAACCCCGGGGGTGTTGTGCAG gactttattttcttctgcgaCGCTGTAGCCTCCTGGGTGAGCCCGAAGGATGACCTTCGGGACATGTTTTATAAG ATTCTCCATGGCTTCAAAGACCAAGTTGGGGAGGAAAACTGGCAGCAGTTCTCAGAGCAGTTCCCGCCGCTGCTTAAGGAGAGGCTAGCTGCCTTCTACGGGGTCTAG
- the TNPO2 gene encoding transportin-2 isoform X2 — protein sequence MDWQPDEQGLQQVLQLLKDSQSPNTATQRIVQDKLKQLNQFPDFNNYLIFVLTRLKSEDEPTRSLSGLILKNNVKAHYQSFPPPVADFIKQECLNNIGDASSLIRATIGILITTIASKGELQMWPELLPQLCNLLNSEDYNTCEGAFGALQKICEDSSELLDSDALNRPLNIMIPKFLQFFKHCSPKIRSHAIACVNQFIMDRAQALMDNIDTFIEHLFALAVDDDPEVRKNVCRALVMLLEVRIDRLIPHMHSIIQYMLQRTQDHDENVALEACEFWLTLAEQPICKEVLASHLVQLIPILVNGMKYSEIDIILLKGDVEEDEAVPDSEQDIKPRFHKSRTVTLPHEAERPDGSEDAEDDDDDDALSDWNLRKCSAAALDVLANVFREELLPHLLPLLKGLLFHPEWVVKESGILVLGAIAEGCMQGMVPYLPELIPHLIQCLSDKKALVRSIACWTLSRYAHWVVSQPPDMHLKPLMTELLKRILDGNKRVQEAACSAFATLEEEACTELVPYLSYILDTLVFAFGKYQHKNLLILYDAIGTLADSVGHHLNQPEYIQKLMPPLIQKWNELKDEDKDLFPLLECLSSVATALQSGFLPYCEPVYQRCVTLVQKTLAQAMMYTQHPEQYEAPDKDFMIVALDLLSGLAEGLGGHVEQLVARSNIMTLLFQCMQDSMPEVRQSSFALLGDLTKACFIHVKPCIAEFMPILGTNLNPEFISVCNNATWAIGEICMQMGAEMQPYVQMVLNNLVEIINRPNTPKTLLENTAITIGRLGYVCPQEVAPMLQQFIRPWCTSLRNIRDNEEKDSAFRGICMMIGVNPGGVVQDFIFFCDAVASWVSPKDDLRDMFYKILHGFKDQVGEENWQQFSEQFPPLLKERLAAFYGVSVCVVVRGVAGERAASRSRRALVEGG from the exons ATGGACTGGCAGCCAGACGAGCAGGGCCTGCAGCAGGTCCTGCAGCTGCTCAAAGACTCGCAGTCGCCCAACACAGCCACGCAGCGCATCGTGCAGGAt AAACTCAAACAACTGAACCAGTTTCCCGACTTCAACAACTACCTGATATTCGTCCTGACCAGACTCAAGTCGGAAG ATGAGCCAACTCGCTCTCTCAGTGGCCTCATCCTCAAGAACAACGTGAAGGCACACTACCAGAGCTTTCCACCACCTGTGGCCGACTTCATCAAACAGGAATGTCTCAACAACATCGGCGATGCCTCCTCGCTTATCCGGGCCACCATAG GCATTCTCATCACCACCATCGCTTCCAAGGGCGAGCTGCAGATGTGGCCCGAGCTGCTGCCCCAGCTGTGCAACCTACTCAACTCGGAGGATTACAACACTTGTGAG GGAGCCTTCGGAGCCCTGCAGAAGATCTGCGAAGACTCATCCGAACTTCTGGACAGCGATGCCCTCAACAGGCCCCTGAACATCATGATTCCCAAGTTCCTACAGTTCTTCAAGCACTGCAGCCCCAAGATCCG GTCCCATGCCATCGCCTGTGTGAACCAGTTTATCATGGACCGGGCCCAGGCACTGATGGACAACATCGACACCTTCATTGAG CATCTGTTCGCCCTGGCCGTGGATGATGACCCTGAGGTGCGGAAGAACGTGTGCCGTGCACTGGTGATGCTGCTGGAAGTGCGGATCGACAGGCTCATCCCCCACATGCACAGCATTATCCAG taCATGCTGCAGAGGACCCAGGACCATGATGAGAACGTGGCCCTTGAGGCCTGCGAGTTCTGGCTGACACTGGCCGAGCAGCCCATCTGCAAGGAAGTCCTGGCCTCCCACCTGGTCCA GTTGATCCCTATCCTGGTAAACGGGATGAAGTACTCAGAAATCGACATCATCCTGCTCAAG GGGGATGTGGAGGAGGACGAGGCCGTCCCTGACAGCGAGCAGGATATCAAGCCGCGTTTCCACAAGTCACGCACAGTGACGCTGCCCCATGAGGCCGAGCGGCCTGATGGCTCTGAGGATGCAGAggatgatgatgacgacgatgCTTTGTCCGACTGGAATCTGA ggaaGTGCTCGGCGGCTGCACTGGACGTCCTGGCTAACGTCTTCCGGGAGGAACTGCTGCCCCACCTACTCCCCCTGCTCAAGGGCCTCCTCTTCCACCCCGAGTGGGTGGTCAAGGAGTCGGGCATCCTGGTGCTGGGCGCCATTGCTGAGG GCTGCATGCAGGGCATGGTGCCCTACCTGCCAGAGCTGATCCCGCACCTCATCCAGTGCTTATCAGACAAGAAGGCCCTGGTCCGCTCCATCGCCTGCTGGACCCTGAGCCGCTATGCCCACTGGGTGGTCAGCCAGCCCCCTGACATGCACCTCAAGCCTCTGATGACAGAGCTGCTCAAGCGCATCCTGGATGGCAACAAGAGGGTACAGGAGGCGGCCTGCAG TGCCTTCGCCAccctggaggaggaggcctgCACGGAGCTGGTCCCTTACCTCAGCTATATCCTGGACACCCTCGTTTTTGCCTTTGGCAAGTACCAGCACAAGAACCTGCTCATCCTCTACGATGCCATCGGCACCCTGGCCGACTCTGTGGGCCACCACCTCAACCAGCCG GAATACATCCAGAAGCTGATGCCTCCGCTGATCCAGAAGTGGAACGAGCTCAAGGATGAAGACAAGGACCTCTTCCCTCTGCTGGAG TGCCTGTCATCAGTGGCCACTGCCCTGCAGAGTGGCTTCCTGCCCTACTGTGAGCCCGTCTACCAGCGCTGTGTTACCCTGGTGCAGAAGACGCTGGCCCAGGCCATG ATGTACACCCAGCACCCTGAGCAGTACGAGGCCCCTGACAAGGACTTCATGATCGTGGCGCTGGACCTGCTCAGCGGCCTGGCTGAGGGCCTGGGCGGGCACGTGGAGCAGCTGGTAGCCCGCAGCAACATCATGACACTGCTCTTTCAGTGCATGCAG GACTCGATGCCTGAGGTCCGGCAGAGCTCCTTCGCCCTCCTGGGAGACCTCACCAAAGCCTGCTTCATCCATGTCAAGCCCTGTATCG CTGAGTTCATGCCCATCCTGGGCACCAACCTGAACCCCGAGTTCATCTCTGTCTGCAACAATGCCACCTGGGCCATTGGCGAGATCTGCATGCAGATGG GGGCAGAGATGCAGCCCTACGTGCAGATGGTCCTCAACAACCTGGTGGAGATCATTAACCGGCCCAACACGCCCAAGACGTTGCTGGAAAACACAG CCATCACCATCGGCCGCCTGGGCTACGTGTGCCCACAGGAGGTGGCACCCATGCTGCAGCAGTTCATCCGGCCTTG GTGCACATCCCTCAGGAACATCAGGGACAATGAGGAGAAGGACTCGGCCTTCCGAGGCATCTGCATGATGATAGGCGTCAACCCCGGGGGTGTTGTGCAG gactttattttcttctgcgaCGCTGTAGCCTCCTGGGTGAGCCCGAAGGATGACCTTCGGGACATGTTTTATAAG ATTCTCCATGGCTTCAAAGACCAAGTTGGGGAGGAAAACTGGCAGCAGTTCTCAGAGCAGTTCCCGCCGCTGCTTAAGGAGAGGCTAGCTGCCTTCTACGGG GTTTCTGTCTGCGTCGTCGTCAGAGGAGTTGCTGGGGAGCGCGCTGCGTCCAGAAGTCGCCGTGCCCTGGTCGAGGGGGGTTAG
- the TNPO2 gene encoding transportin-2 isoform X5 has translation MDWQPDEQGLQQVLQLLKDSQSPNTATQRIVQDKLKQLNQFPDFNNYLIFVLTRLKSEDEPTRSLSGLILKNNVKAHYQSFPPPVADFIKQECLNNIGDASSLIRATIGILITTIASKGELQMWPELLPQLCNLLNSEDYNTCEGAFGALQKICEDSSELLDSDALNRPLNIMIPKFLQFFKHCSPKIRSHAIACVNQFIMDRAQALMDNIDTFIEHLFALAVDDDPEVRKNVCRALVMLLEVRIDRLIPHMHSIIQYMLQRTQDHDENVALEACEFWLTLAEQPICKEVLASHLVQLIPILVNGMKYSEIDIILLKGDVEEDEAVPDSEQDIKPRFHKSRTVTLPHEAERPDGSEDAEDDDDDDALSDWNLRKCSAAALDVLANVFREELLPHLLPLLKGLLFHPEWVVKESGILVLGAIAEGCMQGMVPYLPELIPHLIQCLSDKKALVRSIACWTLSRYAHWVVSQPPDMHLKPLMTELLKRILDGNKRVQEAACSAFATLEEEACTELVPYLSYILDTLVFAFGKYQHKNLLILYDAIGTLADSVGHHLNQPEYIQKLMPPLIQKWNELKDEDKDLFPLLECLSSVATALQSGFLPYCEPVYQRCVTLVQKTLAQAMMYTQHPEQYEAPDKDFMIVALDLLSGLAEGLGGHVEQLVARIPLVPTSLLPPHPLLPAGSQGLSICYRAVLGTGAKVA, from the exons ATGGACTGGCAGCCAGACGAGCAGGGCCTGCAGCAGGTCCTGCAGCTGCTCAAAGACTCGCAGTCGCCCAACACAGCCACGCAGCGCATCGTGCAGGAt AAACTCAAACAACTGAACCAGTTTCCCGACTTCAACAACTACCTGATATTCGTCCTGACCAGACTCAAGTCGGAAG ATGAGCCAACTCGCTCTCTCAGTGGCCTCATCCTCAAGAACAACGTGAAGGCACACTACCAGAGCTTTCCACCACCTGTGGCCGACTTCATCAAACAGGAATGTCTCAACAACATCGGCGATGCCTCCTCGCTTATCCGGGCCACCATAG GCATTCTCATCACCACCATCGCTTCCAAGGGCGAGCTGCAGATGTGGCCCGAGCTGCTGCCCCAGCTGTGCAACCTACTCAACTCGGAGGATTACAACACTTGTGAG GGAGCCTTCGGAGCCCTGCAGAAGATCTGCGAAGACTCATCCGAACTTCTGGACAGCGATGCCCTCAACAGGCCCCTGAACATCATGATTCCCAAGTTCCTACAGTTCTTCAAGCACTGCAGCCCCAAGATCCG GTCCCATGCCATCGCCTGTGTGAACCAGTTTATCATGGACCGGGCCCAGGCACTGATGGACAACATCGACACCTTCATTGAG CATCTGTTCGCCCTGGCCGTGGATGATGACCCTGAGGTGCGGAAGAACGTGTGCCGTGCACTGGTGATGCTGCTGGAAGTGCGGATCGACAGGCTCATCCCCCACATGCACAGCATTATCCAG taCATGCTGCAGAGGACCCAGGACCATGATGAGAACGTGGCCCTTGAGGCCTGCGAGTTCTGGCTGACACTGGCCGAGCAGCCCATCTGCAAGGAAGTCCTGGCCTCCCACCTGGTCCA GTTGATCCCTATCCTGGTAAACGGGATGAAGTACTCAGAAATCGACATCATCCTGCTCAAG GGGGATGTGGAGGAGGACGAGGCCGTCCCTGACAGCGAGCAGGATATCAAGCCGCGTTTCCACAAGTCACGCACAGTGACGCTGCCCCATGAGGCCGAGCGGCCTGATGGCTCTGAGGATGCAGAggatgatgatgacgacgatgCTTTGTCCGACTGGAATCTGA ggaaGTGCTCGGCGGCTGCACTGGACGTCCTGGCTAACGTCTTCCGGGAGGAACTGCTGCCCCACCTACTCCCCCTGCTCAAGGGCCTCCTCTTCCACCCCGAGTGGGTGGTCAAGGAGTCGGGCATCCTGGTGCTGGGCGCCATTGCTGAGG GCTGCATGCAGGGCATGGTGCCCTACCTGCCAGAGCTGATCCCGCACCTCATCCAGTGCTTATCAGACAAGAAGGCCCTGGTCCGCTCCATCGCCTGCTGGACCCTGAGCCGCTATGCCCACTGGGTGGTCAGCCAGCCCCCTGACATGCACCTCAAGCCTCTGATGACAGAGCTGCTCAAGCGCATCCTGGATGGCAACAAGAGGGTACAGGAGGCGGCCTGCAG TGCCTTCGCCAccctggaggaggaggcctgCACGGAGCTGGTCCCTTACCTCAGCTATATCCTGGACACCCTCGTTTTTGCCTTTGGCAAGTACCAGCACAAGAACCTGCTCATCCTCTACGATGCCATCGGCACCCTGGCCGACTCTGTGGGCCACCACCTCAACCAGCCG GAATACATCCAGAAGCTGATGCCTCCGCTGATCCAGAAGTGGAACGAGCTCAAGGATGAAGACAAGGACCTCTTCCCTCTGCTGGAG TGCCTGTCATCAGTGGCCACTGCCCTGCAGAGTGGCTTCCTGCCCTACTGTGAGCCCGTCTACCAGCGCTGTGTTACCCTGGTGCAGAAGACGCTGGCCCAGGCCATG ATGTACACCCAGCACCCTGAGCAGTACGAGGCCCCTGACAAGGACTTCATGATCGTGGCGCTGGACCTGCTCAGCGGCCTGGCTGAGGGCCTGGGCGGGCACGTGGAGCAGCTGGTAGCCCGCA TCCCTCTCGTTCCcacatccctccttccccctcatcCTCTTCTTCCTGCGGGCTCCCAGGGTCTGTCCATTTGTTACCGTGCTGTGCTGGGGACTGGCGCCAAGGTGGCGTGA
- the TNPO2 gene encoding transportin-2 isoform X4, translating to MDWQPDEQGLQQVLQLLKDSQSPNTATQRIVQDKLKQLNQFPDFNNYLIFVLTRLKSEDEPTRSLSGLILKNNVKAHYQSFPPPVADFIKQECLNNIGDASSLIRATIGILITTIASKGELQMWPELLPQLCNLLNSEDYNTCEGAFGALQKICEDSSELLDSDALNRPLNIMIPKFLQFFKHCSPKIRSHAIACVNQFIMDRAQALMDNIDTFIEHLFALAVDDDPEVRKNVCRALVMLLEVRIDRLIPHMHSIIQYMLQRTQDHDENVALEACEFWLTLAEQPICKEVLASHLVQLIPILVNGMKYSEIDIILLKGDVEEDEAVPDSEQDIKPRFHKSRTVTLPHEAERPDGSEDAEDDDDDDALSDWNLRKCSAAALDVLANVFREELLPHLLPLLKGLLFHPEWVVKESGILVLGAIAEGCMQGMVPYLPELIPHLIQCLSDKKALVRSIACWTLSRYAHWVVSQPPDMHLKPLMTELLKRILDGNKRVQEAACSAFATLEEEACTELVPYLSYILDTLVFAFGKYQHKNLLILYDAIGTLADSVGHHLNQPEYIQKLMPPLIQKWNELKDEDKDLFPLLECLSSVATALQSGFLPYCEPVYQRCVTLVQKTLAQAMMYTQHPEQYEAPDKDFMIVALDLLSGLAEGLGGHVEQLVARSNIMTLLFQCMQDSMPEVRQSSFALLGDLTKACFIHVKPCIAEFMPILGTNLNPEFISVCNNATWAIGEICMQMEMQPYVQMVLNNLVEIINRPNTPKTLLENTAITIGRLGYVCPQEVAPMLQQFIRPWCTSLRNIRDNEEKDSAFRGICMMIGVNPGGVVQDFIFFCDAVASWVSPKDDLRDMFYKILHGFKDQVGEENWQQFSEQFPPLLKERLAAFYGV from the exons ATGGACTGGCAGCCAGACGAGCAGGGCCTGCAGCAGGTCCTGCAGCTGCTCAAAGACTCGCAGTCGCCCAACACAGCCACGCAGCGCATCGTGCAGGAt AAACTCAAACAACTGAACCAGTTTCCCGACTTCAACAACTACCTGATATTCGTCCTGACCAGACTCAAGTCGGAAG ATGAGCCAACTCGCTCTCTCAGTGGCCTCATCCTCAAGAACAACGTGAAGGCACACTACCAGAGCTTTCCACCACCTGTGGCCGACTTCATCAAACAGGAATGTCTCAACAACATCGGCGATGCCTCCTCGCTTATCCGGGCCACCATAG GCATTCTCATCACCACCATCGCTTCCAAGGGCGAGCTGCAGATGTGGCCCGAGCTGCTGCCCCAGCTGTGCAACCTACTCAACTCGGAGGATTACAACACTTGTGAG GGAGCCTTCGGAGCCCTGCAGAAGATCTGCGAAGACTCATCCGAACTTCTGGACAGCGATGCCCTCAACAGGCCCCTGAACATCATGATTCCCAAGTTCCTACAGTTCTTCAAGCACTGCAGCCCCAAGATCCG GTCCCATGCCATCGCCTGTGTGAACCAGTTTATCATGGACCGGGCCCAGGCACTGATGGACAACATCGACACCTTCATTGAG CATCTGTTCGCCCTGGCCGTGGATGATGACCCTGAGGTGCGGAAGAACGTGTGCCGTGCACTGGTGATGCTGCTGGAAGTGCGGATCGACAGGCTCATCCCCCACATGCACAGCATTATCCAG taCATGCTGCAGAGGACCCAGGACCATGATGAGAACGTGGCCCTTGAGGCCTGCGAGTTCTGGCTGACACTGGCCGAGCAGCCCATCTGCAAGGAAGTCCTGGCCTCCCACCTGGTCCA GTTGATCCCTATCCTGGTAAACGGGATGAAGTACTCAGAAATCGACATCATCCTGCTCAAG GGGGATGTGGAGGAGGACGAGGCCGTCCCTGACAGCGAGCAGGATATCAAGCCGCGTTTCCACAAGTCACGCACAGTGACGCTGCCCCATGAGGCCGAGCGGCCTGATGGCTCTGAGGATGCAGAggatgatgatgacgacgatgCTTTGTCCGACTGGAATCTGA ggaaGTGCTCGGCGGCTGCACTGGACGTCCTGGCTAACGTCTTCCGGGAGGAACTGCTGCCCCACCTACTCCCCCTGCTCAAGGGCCTCCTCTTCCACCCCGAGTGGGTGGTCAAGGAGTCGGGCATCCTGGTGCTGGGCGCCATTGCTGAGG GCTGCATGCAGGGCATGGTGCCCTACCTGCCAGAGCTGATCCCGCACCTCATCCAGTGCTTATCAGACAAGAAGGCCCTGGTCCGCTCCATCGCCTGCTGGACCCTGAGCCGCTATGCCCACTGGGTGGTCAGCCAGCCCCCTGACATGCACCTCAAGCCTCTGATGACAGAGCTGCTCAAGCGCATCCTGGATGGCAACAAGAGGGTACAGGAGGCGGCCTGCAG TGCCTTCGCCAccctggaggaggaggcctgCACGGAGCTGGTCCCTTACCTCAGCTATATCCTGGACACCCTCGTTTTTGCCTTTGGCAAGTACCAGCACAAGAACCTGCTCATCCTCTACGATGCCATCGGCACCCTGGCCGACTCTGTGGGCCACCACCTCAACCAGCCG GAATACATCCAGAAGCTGATGCCTCCGCTGATCCAGAAGTGGAACGAGCTCAAGGATGAAGACAAGGACCTCTTCCCTCTGCTGGAG TGCCTGTCATCAGTGGCCACTGCCCTGCAGAGTGGCTTCCTGCCCTACTGTGAGCCCGTCTACCAGCGCTGTGTTACCCTGGTGCAGAAGACGCTGGCCCAGGCCATG ATGTACACCCAGCACCCTGAGCAGTACGAGGCCCCTGACAAGGACTTCATGATCGTGGCGCTGGACCTGCTCAGCGGCCTGGCTGAGGGCCTGGGCGGGCACGTGGAGCAGCTGGTAGCCCGCAGCAACATCATGACACTGCTCTTTCAGTGCATGCAG GACTCGATGCCTGAGGTCCGGCAGAGCTCCTTCGCCCTCCTGGGAGACCTCACCAAAGCCTGCTTCATCCATGTCAAGCCCTGTATCG CTGAGTTCATGCCCATCCTGGGCACCAACCTGAACCCCGAGTTCATCTCTGTCTGCAACAATGCCACCTGGGCCATTGGCGAGATCTGCATGCAGATGG AGATGCAGCCCTACGTGCAGATGGTCCTCAACAACCTGGTGGAGATCATTAACCGGCCCAACACGCCCAAGACGTTGCTGGAAAACACAG CCATCACCATCGGCCGCCTGGGCTACGTGTGCCCACAGGAGGTGGCACCCATGCTGCAGCAGTTCATCCGGCCTTG GTGCACATCCCTCAGGAACATCAGGGACAATGAGGAGAAGGACTCGGCCTTCCGAGGCATCTGCATGATGATAGGCGTCAACCCCGGGGGTGTTGTGCAG gactttattttcttctgcgaCGCTGTAGCCTCCTGGGTGAGCCCGAAGGATGACCTTCGGGACATGTTTTATAAG ATTCTCCATGGCTTCAAAGACCAAGTTGGGGAGGAAAACTGGCAGCAGTTCTCAGAGCAGTTCCCGCCGCTGCTTAAGGAGAGGCTAGCTGCCTTCTACGGGGTCTAG